One Littorina saxatilis isolate snail1 linkage group LG10, US_GU_Lsax_2.0, whole genome shotgun sequence DNA window includes the following coding sequences:
- the LOC138978715 gene encoding large ribosomal subunit protein bL20m-like: MVFLTRILNIRARGPDPFWKRQFAKRLTWNFYGRRRNCHKLSLNYLRRALRYSTEYRSKLKTINMDNLFETRIAAGCAEHGVEYSPFIDTLRENNIVLDRKVLADLAIYEPRTFQSLCEVVKRSHAEIFNNNLNPSRRIFTKGML; this comes from the exons ATGGTTTTCCTTACAAGAATACTAAACATCAGGGCGAGAGGACCGGATCCGTTCTGGAAACGACAGTTCGCGAAACGATTGACATGG AACTTCTATGGGAGGAGACGCAACTGCCACAAACTTTCCTTGAATTACTTACGCAGGGCCTTGAGATACTCTACAGAGTACAGATCAAAGCTGAAAACGATTAACATGGATAAT TTGTTTGAGACGAGGATCGCAGCTGGTTGTGCTGAGCATGGCGTGGAGTACAGTCCCTTTATCGACACACTCCGAGAG aACAACATTGTGCTTGACAGGAAAGTGCTAGCGGACCTGGCTATCTACGAACCAAGAACATTTCAG AGCCTGTGTGAAGTAGTCAAGCGATCTCATGCAGAGATATTCAACAACAATCTCAACCCGTCCAGGCGAATATTCACTAAGGGGATGTTGTGa